The genomic segment GGCGATCTCGGACCGCTTGAAGGCGGCGTGCAGCATGCCGGGTAGTTTGAGGTCGTCTACGTAGGCGGCCTGACCCTGCACGAGACGCGGGTCCTCGCGGCGTCGGACGCGCGCCCCGATCAGTTTCGGCAGCACCGGACCGTCCAGGTGTTTCATCGCGGCGGCCGGGGAGGCGGGAGCGGTTCCAGGGGTCTAGACCGAAGGGTGGCGCCGGTAATCGGTCGCCTGCTCGAAGGCGTAACCGGCGCGGCAGAGGACGGCTTCGTCCCCGGGCGACCCGACGAGCTGCAGGGCCGTGGGCAGGCCCTCTTCGGTCCACCCGTTGGGCAGGGTGAGAGTCGGGGCGCGATTCATGTCCCAGGGGGCGGCGAACCGCCGGCGAACCGGACCGTGATCGACCATGGGTCCGTCGTAGAGGGATTCTTCCGAAACCGGATGTGGCAGGTCTCCACCTGCGGGACAAGCGAGCATGTCGATTCCGTCAAATGCACGGGCGAGCAATCCGGTCAGTTCGGCGCGCAGATCACAAGCCTCTGCGTACTCGACCGCCGACTTCGAAGCCCCAAGCTCCAACCAACCGCGGAACCAGGGTCCGTAGTCCCGGGCCCGGCTGGGAAAAGTCTCGGCGTGAGCGGCTAGAGCCTCCACCGAACAGAGCGTGGGCCAGACAAGGGTGTACGGGTCGATCGGGGGCAGTTCGACGTCCACGATCTCGGCGCCCAATGCCTCCAGGGCCCTGACCGATTCGGCGACCGCGGCGGCGATCCGCTCGTCCACGTCTCGGGTGGCGTATCCAGGGTCGTACCCGACCCGGAGGCCGGCGATTCCGGCAGCGATCTCGTCAAGCAGCGCCGGGGCGGGCTCGGGCAGCGTCGTAGCGTCGTTGGAATCGTCGCCGGCGATAGTCTCGAGCACCGCCGCGCAATCCCAGGTTGAGCGCGTCATCGGCCCGACGTGGTCCAGCGATTGGGCCAGGTCGAGCACCCCGTAGCGGCTCACCCGTCCCCACGTGGGCTTGAGCCCGGTTATCCCGCAGGCGGCGGCCGGCGACCTGATCGAGCCGCCGGTGTCGCTGCCCAGCGAGGCGTAGCAAAGTCCGGCGGCGGTCGCGACGCCCGAGCCGCTCGACGACGCCCCCGTCCAGCGGTCGGGCGCCCAGGGGTTGAGCGGAATCTGGCGGGCGCGGTTGTAACCGCCCATCGCTCCCTCGGTCAGGTTCAACTTGCCCAGCAGAATCGCGCCGGCGGATTTGAACCTGGCAACCACGGTGGAATCGAAATCCGGAACCAGGTCCTCCAGAACCTTGGTCCCGCCCATGGTGCGCGTGCCCTGCGTGAAGCAGAGGTCCTTGACCGCAATCGGGATTCCGTGCAGTGGCCCTCGGTATCGGCCGCTGGCGATTTCCTGCCTCGCCCGGTCGGCCGCTTCCAGGGCGGACTCGGCCATAACGGTCGCATAGCTTCGCCAGGCCCCGTCGATGGCCGCGATGCGGTCCAGCTGGGCGCGGGTCAATTCGACTGGACAAAGATCCCCCGCGGCCAGACGCGGAGCGAGTTCCTCGATCGTGGCGTAGCAGAGCTCTTCGGAGTTCATGTGGCTCTCGTTCCTGGGCTTTCCGGCGCCGCCGGCCCGATTGTGCTTTGGCTATTTCCGGCCAATTGGCGAAGGCCGGTCAGCCGGTGGAATCCTTGAATTGGCCGACCTCGCTCAATTCGCCGGTGGCACAGTCATAGACGAATCCCCGCACCCGGTCCTTGTGCGGGATGAAGGGGCTGGCCTGGATCAAAGCGATCGATTGGCGCACGTCGTCTTCAAGATCCGTGAACGCGCCCAGCGCGAACGGGGGCCGCAGCCCGGTTTCGGCCTCGATCTGATCCTTGACGTCATCGTCGCGGAATTTGAGCATTCCGCAGTCGCTGTGGTGGATGACCGCGATTTCGGTTGTTCCCAGCAATCGCTGCGAGATCACCAGGGATCGCAAGGCGTCTTCGCTGACAATGCCCCCGGCGTTGCGAATCACGTGCGCGTCGCCTTCGGCAATTCCCAGGAACCGGTGGACGTCCAGGCGGGCGTCCATGCAGGTAACGACCGCCAGCCGAAGCGCCGGCGGCGATGCCAGGTCGCCATGCTCGAAGCCCGCGGCGAACCGGGCGTTGTTGGCCAGGAGTTCTTCGATTACCGACAAATCTGCCCCCCGGTTAGCGCGCGGGATCGAATTGAGCGCGCCCTATTAGAAGGTTTAAGGTCGGCTACTTCAAATGCCCTGGGCGTGGGCGGAATGGAAGGTGTCCACGCCGGCCCGGAAGCCCGCGCGGGCGTCGGCGACGATCGCCACCGGGCTGGCAAAACTCGAAAAACCCTCCGCCAGGTCCATGTCGCCGTTCACGTTGATGCGGTGTCCGCGGCTCCGCAGCCCGGCGACGATTTCCTCTGCAAAGCGCGGGTCTAGCGCCGTTTCGGGCAGCGAACAGTCCACCCGAGGCGAATCGATGGCTTCCTGTGGCCCCATCCCAAAATCCACTACCTTGGAGATGAGCTGGGTGACGCAGTTGGTTATGCGGCGTCCGCCCGAGGCCCCAACCGCCATGATCGCCCCCTCCGGACCCAGCACCAGCGCCGGGGTCATGTTGTTCAGGGCCCGTTTGCCGGGCTGGATGGAATTGACCCGGCCCGGAACCGGGTCGAACCACATCATTCCGTTGTTCAGGACCACGCCGGTCCCCGGCGACATGAATCCGGACCCGAAACTGGCCATCAGGGTGTTGGTCAGCGAGACCGCATTGCCGTCTCCGTCCATTGCGCAGAGGTGGGTCGTCCCGGCGTCGAATGCCGGTGCGCTGGCGGGCAATCTGGGCCCCGGCGGCGCGTCATCGAACTGCCAGGGGTCGCCGGGTTCGAACACCGGGACTTTCCGCGGGTCGATGAGGGCGGCCCGCTCGGCCAGGTACCCATCGGCGACGAGGCCGCGCCAGGGAGCCTGGACCGTCTCCGGGTCGGACATGTAGGCGTAGCGGTCGGCGTAGGCCAGGCGCGCGCTGGCGATGTAGGCGTGCAATCCGTCGAGACTGTTGTGGCCCAGTTCCGGACCGCCGCTCAGCTCGAACAGCTTCAGGGTCATCGCCGAGGTGGTGCCGGCGCACGCGAACGGCGGCACCCGCACGGTCCGGGATGAATAGGCGATCTCCAGGCCGCGGTCCCAGTGGTAGGGCCGGTATTCGGCCAGGTCAAGTTCGGTGAGGATCCCGCCGGCGTCGGCGACACCGGCGACGATCGCGCTGGCCACGTCACCGCGGTAGAAACCGGCCGGCCCCCGCTCGGCGATCTCCTCGAGGACGTTGGCGAGATCGCCCTGCCGCAGGCGCACCTCGGCGCCGGGTTCGGAAGCCGGCAACTGCCCGTCGGGCAGGAACGTGCGGGCAAGTTCCTCCGACCCGAGCAGCTTGGGTACGGCCATTCCCAGCGCGTAGAGGGCGTGCCAGCCGGGAACGAATCCATCACGGGCCAGCGCGATCGCCGGGGCGACGACCTCGGCGAGCGGCAATCTGCCCAGACGCGCCTGGGCCTCGCACAGCCCCGCCACCGCGCCGGGTACGGCGATCGAGCGCGCCCCCTGGAGGTTTGCGTCGCCTTCCACGCCCGGCCAGCCAAAACTGCCGACCGCGACTTCCCCGGTGAGGGTGTACATGTCGGGCCGGGCATTGACCGGACCCTTCATCTGGAAGCCGAAAACGCCGCCGCGGCCGTCGACCTGATAGACCAGGTAGCCGCCGCCGCCGATGCCGCTGGATCCGGGTTCGACGACTCCGACCGCGAATGCGGCCGCCACGGCGGCGTCGACCGCGTTTCCGCCCAGTTCGAGCATTGCCAGACCGGCCGCGGTGGCGCGGCGGTCTTTGCTGGCCACCATGCCGCCATTGGCGACCGCCTCGGTCTTGGCGATCGTCGTGCGGGTCGGCTTGTTCATCTTGGAGTTTGGACTTTTCGCCTCGATACAGCTGGGCGCGAGCAGTTTCCCTGGAGGTTTTTAACCTAGCCGGGGACCGCGCCCCGACCCGCGGGCGATCCGGCCGCCGCGCGGCCGGTCAGCGGGAGCGCTGCCATTCCGAGTAAAGGATGCCGTAGCTGTAAACGTCGCCGGGTTCGCCGCGGACCATGTGGTGTTCGCGGAGCAGCCCCTCGCGGCTCATTCCGAGTTTTTCCATCACCCGCCAGGACGCCCGGTTGCGGACGTCGGCATGAGCCCATACCTTGTGCAACCGGTAACTCTCGAATGCCAGCCCGATGACCGCCGCGGCCGCCTCGGTGACCAGTCCCCTGCCCCACAGGGGCCGGGCCACCGAATAACCCATCCCTGCATTTCGCTCGGGGGGATCGATCCTCAGATCGATGCCGCCGACGACGCTGCCCCGGTAGGTGATGGCCAGGCTGGCCAGTTTCGACCAGTCGGCCTTGACCTGGATCTCCACATAACGTTCGGCGTCCTCCCGGGCGTAGGGGACCGGCACTGCCAGAAAGCGGCCAAACTCGCGATCCCGGGCGTATTCGAACACGTCATCGACGTCGGCGGTTTCAAAGGGGCGCAGGATGAGCCGCTCGGTGTGCAGCGTTACCGGCGATTGCGATCTGGTTGACATTGCCATGGT from the Chloroflexota bacterium genome contains:
- a CDS encoding amidase, which translates into the protein MNSEELCYATIEELAPRLAAGDLCPVELTRAQLDRIAAIDGAWRSYATVMAESALEAADRARQEIASGRYRGPLHGIPIAVKDLCFTQGTRTMGGTKVLEDLVPDFDSTVVARFKSAGAILLGKLNLTEGAMGGYNRARQIPLNPWAPDRWTGASSSGSGVATAAGLCYASLGSDTGGSIRSPAAACGITGLKPTWGRVSRYGVLDLAQSLDHVGPMTRSTWDCAAVLETIAGDDSNDATTLPEPAPALLDEIAAGIAGLRVGYDPGYATRDVDERIAAAVAESVRALEALGAEIVDVELPPIDPYTLVWPTLCSVEALAAHAETFPSRARDYGPWFRGWLELGASKSAVEYAEACDLRAELTGLLARAFDGIDMLACPAGGDLPHPVSEESLYDGPMVDHGPVRRRFAAPWDMNRAPTLTLPNGWTEEGLPTALQLVGSPGDEAVLCRAGYAFEQATDYRRHPSV
- a CDS encoding carbonic anhydrase, which gives rise to MSVIEELLANNARFAAGFEHGDLASPPALRLAVVTCMDARLDVHRFLGIAEGDAHVIRNAGGIVSEDALRSLVISQRLLGTTEIAVIHHSDCGMLKFRDDDVKDQIEAETGLRPPFALGAFTDLEDDVRQSIALIQASPFIPHKDRVRGFVYDCATGELSEVGQFKDSTG
- a CDS encoding GNAT family N-acetyltransferase; translation: MAMSTRSQSPVTLHTERLILRPFETADVDDVFEYARDREFGRFLAVPVPYAREDAERYVEIQVKADWSKLASLAITYRGSVVGGIDLRIDPPERNAGMGYSVARPLWGRGLVTEAAAAVIGLAFESYRLHKVWAHADVRNRASWRVMEKLGMSREGLLREHHMVRGEPGDVYSYGILYSEWQRSR